In Pseudobdellovibrionaceae bacterium, the following proteins share a genomic window:
- a CDS encoding type B 50S ribosomal protein L31, with product MKKDIHPELREVIFKDVSCDFAFKTLSTAAAKETITWEDGKEYPMVKVDISSASHPFYTGKQRLIDTEGRAEKFAKKYGRKLPTMGGN from the coding sequence ATGAAAAAAGATATTCATCCGGAACTTCGGGAAGTGATTTTTAAAGACGTGTCTTGTGACTTTGCATTCAAGACTCTTTCTACGGCTGCGGCCAAAGAAACCATCACTTGGGAAGACGGCAAAGAGTATCCGATGGTAAAGGTGGATATTTCCAGCGCCTCTCATCCTTTTTATACAGGTAAACAGCGTTTGATCGATACTGAAGGACGGGCGGAGAAGTTCGCTAAGAAGTACGGTCGCAAGCTCCCCACTATGGGTGGCAATTAA
- a CDS encoding PepSY domain-containing protein translates to MKAKFRFRIWIRKVHKWLALVVGLQLFLWTLSGLFMTYFPIQEVRSEHLANKKESKWMPKPEEWSRVTAALAERYSADLKGLKPVVIGQRSLWWVEMWDGQEESSFLFDHETNSQLMELGENFVREIAQGDYAGTGRLSRAILLDSPTDGYRGPFPVYEVEFTDPNAYRIYISPTSGKVMARRSELWRWYDFLWGLHIMDYQERENFNNSLVQWAAFLGLVTSLSGIVLIFYSFNRRDFKLFSKSKGVG, encoded by the coding sequence TTGAAAGCTAAATTCCGCTTTAGGATTTGGATTCGTAAGGTCCACAAATGGCTAGCCTTAGTCGTGGGTCTCCAGTTGTTTCTATGGACCTTGAGTGGGTTGTTCATGACCTACTTTCCTATTCAGGAAGTCCGTAGCGAGCATTTAGCCAACAAAAAGGAAAGCAAGTGGATGCCCAAACCGGAAGAGTGGAGTCGGGTCACAGCTGCTTTGGCTGAAAGGTACTCGGCGGATCTAAAGGGACTAAAGCCAGTTGTCATTGGCCAAAGGTCACTCTGGTGGGTCGAGATGTGGGATGGACAGGAAGAAAGCTCATTTCTTTTTGACCATGAGACAAACTCGCAACTCATGGAGTTGGGGGAGAACTTTGTGAGAGAAATAGCCCAAGGGGATTACGCCGGAACTGGAAGGCTAAGTCGTGCGATCCTCCTTGATAGTCCGACTGATGGCTATCGCGGACCGTTTCCCGTCTATGAAGTGGAATTCACTGACCCAAATGCATATAGGATCTACATTTCGCCCACATCAGGCAAGGTCATGGCACGGAGGAGTGAACTTTGGAGATGGTATGATTTCCTATGGGGCCTTCACATCATGGATTATCAGGAACGGGAGAATTTTAACAACTCGTTGGTTCAATGGGCGGCCTTTTTAGGATTGGTCACTTCGCTGTCTGGCATTGTTCTGATTTTCTACTCATTCAATCGCCGGGATTTCAAATTGTTCTCAAAATCTAAGGGTGTTGGCTAA
- a CDS encoding FABP family protein — protein sequence MLTHDEIISKLGPLARLAGVWEGESGHDTAPSDDRGTEVNHYFEKMTFEPFGPVDNHEQQLFGLRYSTVATRIGETEPFHEETGYWLWDAQAKQVMRCFLVPRGVSVIAGGTVEPTAREFTLTAKLGSPTYGICSNPFLDREFQTVAYILMVKVLDSGELLYEQDTQIKVKGKPDIFHHIDKNALRKTGLL from the coding sequence ATGCTCACTCATGATGAAATCATCTCCAAATTAGGCCCCCTGGCCCGCCTCGCTGGAGTCTGGGAAGGAGAAAGTGGGCACGATACGGCCCCTTCGGATGACCGGGGCACGGAAGTGAATCACTATTTCGAGAAAATGACCTTTGAGCCTTTTGGACCCGTCGACAACCACGAGCAACAATTGTTTGGCCTCCGCTATTCAACAGTTGCCACCCGCATTGGCGAGACCGAACCCTTCCACGAGGAAACCGGCTATTGGCTATGGGATGCCCAAGCCAAACAGGTCATGCGGTGCTTTTTGGTGCCTCGCGGAGTTAGTGTTATTGCTGGTGGCACGGTGGAACCTACCGCCCGGGAGTTTACCTTGACAGCCAAGCTGGGCTCACCCACCTATGGAATCTGCTCCAATCCTTTTTTGGATCGAGAGTTCCAAACCGTGGCCTACATCTTAATGGTTAAGGTTCTCGATTCCGGTGAATTGCTCTATGAACAGGACACCCAAATCAAGGTCAAGGGCAAACCTGACATCTTCCACCACATTGACAAAAATGCCCTGAGAAAAACCGGCCTGCTATAG
- a CDS encoding cyclic nucleotide-binding domain-containing protein, whose product MSQAAQKRETALDRKTIVESLLEFPFFKHFPEKLLEQVADHVEYYTYPQGASVLLQGQLNHDLYFLLSGKLGVYVDGGVVATLDKKGSLVGEMSVISRQPVGATIKAEAPVEMLVINANKFNTLEGTDSDGFQHALYRVYAHDLTEKLRVTNQKAKYFEDLTNKLTEAQEELKEINRDLEEKVRERTADLQKRTEDLVKSHAKLEQQNAELVASHKKLEELYSTRTLTFKKLEDLYKNFLVPLQMTLMQIEQQSSGGHQKEMVQSAIGEVNDVLELLEPVTSLYSTEQAMKSKRVLLAEPNKKQQITAKMALGGTGVELDIVSDLEEGKKLVAEHPVDIAFIPAEMLELVALAQKANPSCHFVFMTSAYIPEYLPVLKKHDFLPHIISRDENDRTFTIKNIVTSVAKLAGGDIFGLSKYLAWGVDIKSAPIIRSDERGKLIDQMDEYFSGLGIRSTIRERMRTVSEELLMNAIYDAPVDQDGKSMYNHISRNELVILDSAHIGRLQYATDGMLMAVSVSDPNGALSGLTILNYLEKCYGGAEGGHDEDASKGGAGRGIHQIIENADLTVFNIRPGSKTEVIALFNVDPKAQGDKHPSFHLFQE is encoded by the coding sequence ATGAGTCAGGCAGCACAAAAAAGAGAAACCGCATTGGATCGTAAGACGATTGTGGAATCCCTGTTGGAGTTTCCCTTTTTCAAGCATTTCCCGGAGAAATTGCTGGAGCAAGTGGCTGACCATGTTGAGTACTACACCTATCCTCAGGGGGCCTCAGTTCTTTTGCAGGGCCAACTCAATCACGATCTCTATTTCCTTTTGAGTGGTAAACTGGGTGTCTATGTCGATGGCGGTGTGGTCGCCACCTTGGATAAAAAGGGATCTCTAGTTGGTGAGATGAGTGTCATCAGCCGTCAGCCGGTGGGTGCTACTATTAAGGCAGAAGCTCCCGTCGAGATGCTGGTGATCAATGCCAATAAGTTCAATACCCTTGAAGGTACAGATTCAGACGGATTTCAGCACGCTCTTTACCGGGTGTACGCCCACGATTTGACTGAAAAACTGCGGGTCACCAATCAAAAAGCCAAGTATTTTGAGGATCTGACTAATAAGTTGACCGAAGCCCAGGAAGAACTCAAAGAGATCAACCGGGATTTGGAAGAAAAGGTCAGAGAGCGCACAGCAGACCTACAAAAGCGCACAGAAGATCTGGTGAAGTCTCATGCAAAACTCGAACAGCAAAACGCCGAGCTGGTTGCCAGCCACAAAAAGCTGGAAGAACTTTACAGTACCAGAACCTTGACCTTTAAAAAGCTTGAAGATCTCTACAAGAACTTCCTGGTCCCTCTGCAAATGACCTTGATGCAAATTGAGCAGCAGTCCAGCGGGGGCCATCAGAAAGAAATGGTCCAGTCAGCCATTGGTGAAGTGAACGATGTTCTTGAACTTCTTGAGCCTGTGACTTCTCTTTATTCAACAGAACAGGCTATGAAGAGCAAAAGAGTTTTGCTCGCTGAACCCAACAAAAAACAGCAGATCACCGCCAAAATGGCCCTTGGTGGAACTGGCGTCGAACTAGATATTGTCTCAGATTTGGAAGAAGGCAAAAAGCTGGTGGCTGAGCACCCGGTTGACATTGCCTTTATTCCGGCAGAAATGCTGGAGCTCGTGGCTTTGGCCCAAAAGGCAAATCCGAGCTGCCACTTTGTTTTTATGACCTCAGCCTATATCCCGGAGTATCTGCCGGTTCTCAAAAAGCATGACTTCTTGCCTCATATTATCTCTCGCGACGAAAATGACCGGACTTTTACCATTAAGAATATTGTAACATCCGTTGCCAAGCTGGCTGGGGGAGACATTTTTGGTCTGTCCAAATATTTAGCTTGGGGTGTGGATATTAAGTCAGCTCCCATCATTCGCAGTGACGAGCGCGGTAAGCTGATTGATCAAATGGATGAGTACTTCAGTGGTCTAGGCATTCGCTCTACGATTCGTGAAAGAATGCGCACAGTCTCTGAAGAGCTGCTGATGAACGCCATTTATGATGCTCCTGTCGATCAGGACGGCAAGTCCATGTACAACCACATTTCGCGCAACGAATTGGTCATTTTGGACTCGGCCCATATCGGTCGTCTGCAATATGCCACCGATGGCATGCTCATGGCAGTTTCAGTTTCCGATCCCAACGGTGCACTCTCAGGTTTGACCATTCTCAATTATCTCGAAAAGTGCTACGGCGGAGCTGAGGGTGGCCACGACGAAGATGCCAGTAAAGGTGGTGCCGGGCGGGGCATCCATCAGATCATTGAGAACGCTGATCTAACAGTCTTTAATATCCGTCCTGGGTCTAAGACTGAGGTGATTGCGCTGTTCAATGTGGATCCGAAGGCGCAGGGGGATAAGCATCCTTCCTTCCATCTCTTCCAAGAATAG
- a CDS encoding tyrosine-protein phosphatase — MVFTIRAVLSAMLTLALGFVILATRDAAASLASPFPSCVPRTQIPNTHSLDENEIIIRGMAPRNQEDIDSLKNLGIERVLIFKNQTRNEVDKEVAQLVSSGWTKQQVSLIPFPWKEHKSFKDACTQTIEALKILQDHHRRNLPLYFHCTVGEDRTGYLAGLLRWWWEDAPLEEIFERELCMNGYGAGNPRKPFRQVVQKIRDSLTPLFVKMAYVLADAQTLDAKKLCAKDPQGDSEYQTKWQSLVSQFECQESPRYQYRDDAKKACSL, encoded by the coding sequence ATGGTCTTTACGATACGTGCCGTACTGAGCGCAATGCTGACTTTGGCCCTTGGGTTTGTGATCCTGGCCACGCGAGATGCAGCTGCCAGCTTGGCTTCGCCGTTTCCCTCCTGTGTACCCCGTACGCAAATTCCCAATACCCACAGCCTGGATGAAAATGAGATCATCATTCGCGGCATGGCTCCCCGCAATCAAGAGGACATTGATAGTCTGAAGAACTTGGGCATCGAAAGAGTCTTGATTTTTAAGAACCAGACTCGAAATGAAGTGGATAAGGAAGTGGCCCAGCTGGTGTCTTCCGGCTGGACGAAACAGCAGGTCAGCTTGATTCCCTTCCCCTGGAAGGAACACAAGAGTTTCAAAGATGCCTGCACACAAACCATCGAGGCCCTGAAGATCCTCCAGGACCACCATCGCCGCAACCTACCCCTATACTTTCACTGCACCGTGGGGGAAGACCGAACCGGATATCTGGCTGGCCTACTCAGGTGGTGGTGGGAGGACGCCCCTTTGGAAGAGATTTTTGAGCGAGAGCTCTGTATGAACGGCTATGGGGCCGGCAACCCACGCAAGCCATTCCGCCAAGTGGTGCAAAAGATCCGCGACTCTCTCACTCCCCTATTCGTAAAAATGGCCTATGTCCTTGCTGACGCCCAAACTCTTGATGCCAAAAAACTTTGCGCCAAAGACCCGCAGGGCGACTCCGAATATCAGACCAAATGGCAATCTTTGGTGAGTCAGTTTGAGTGTCAGGAGTCTCCTCGCTATCAGTACAGAGACGACGCGAAAAAGGCCTGTTCACTGTAG
- the pip gene encoding prolyl aminopeptidase, whose translation MLNSLFPPIQPYKTGRLKVSDVHELYYEEVGNPDGKPVVFLHGGPGGGIAPVYRQFFDPQVFRVILFDQRGAGQSTPHADLSDNTTWDLVEDIEKLREHVGVDRWLVFGGSWGSTLSLAYAETHPEQVKGLILRGIFLCRPKEIEWFYQRGADAIFPETWQEYLRPIPEGERGDLVKAYHQRLISDDKSIRLEAAKAWSVWEASASFLHQDPDLINTFGEDDFATAFARIECHYFTNNAFFKTDNWLIENVDKIRHIPCEIVHGRYDIVCPIISAYELNQAWPESKLHVIADAGHSALEVGITSKLIEILSRFREL comes from the coding sequence ATGCTTAACTCTCTGTTTCCACCGATTCAACCCTATAAAACGGGTCGACTGAAAGTATCTGATGTTCATGAACTCTACTACGAAGAGGTGGGAAATCCTGACGGCAAGCCAGTTGTCTTTCTGCATGGAGGCCCTGGCGGAGGCATCGCTCCCGTCTACCGGCAGTTTTTTGATCCTCAAGTATTTCGCGTGATTCTGTTTGATCAAAGAGGTGCGGGTCAGAGCACCCCCCATGCAGACTTATCCGACAACACCACCTGGGACCTGGTTGAGGATATTGAAAAGCTCCGCGAGCATGTGGGTGTTGATCGCTGGTTGGTGTTTGGCGGCAGCTGGGGAAGCACCCTTTCTCTCGCATACGCTGAGACCCACCCCGAACAGGTCAAAGGATTGATCCTTAGAGGGATTTTTCTTTGTCGCCCCAAAGAAATTGAGTGGTTTTACCAAAGAGGGGCGGATGCCATTTTCCCGGAGACCTGGCAGGAATACCTGCGGCCCATTCCTGAAGGGGAGCGTGGAGATTTGGTCAAAGCCTATCACCAGCGTCTCATCAGTGATGACAAATCCATTCGCCTTGAAGCCGCCAAGGCCTGGAGTGTTTGGGAAGCCTCAGCCTCCTTTCTTCACCAGGACCCTGATCTCATAAACACCTTTGGCGAAGATGATTTTGCCACCGCCTTTGCACGCATTGAGTGCCACTATTTTACTAACAACGCATTCTTTAAGACCGACAACTGGCTGATTGAAAACGTCGACAAGATCCGCCACATCCCTTGCGAAATTGTCCATGGCCGCTACGACATTGTTTGCCCTATCATCAGCGCCTACGAATTGAACCAGGCCTGGCCTGAATCCAAGCTCCACGTCATTGCCGATGCTGGCCATTCAGCACTGGAGGTGGGAATCACTTCCAAGCTGATCGAGATTTTGTCTCGTTTTAGGGAGCTTTGA
- a CDS encoding DMT family transporter, translating into MIQWSAGQRWMAAAVFFFSLVHAAVKYLGHIPFFELVFFRALISLVICIYLLRSKGISLIGNNRRLLFARGLAGTCALTGYFYTLQEMPLATAVTVQYLSPILTLLIAGILLREKARTKQWFYFLAAFVGVLLVKGVDPRVSFLSLFVGIAAALFSALAYNFVRMLKDSDHALVVVFYFPLTTIPLVGPFAISHWVWPQGWDWLMVLVIGVGTQIAQVYMTKAYQAEPASRISLINYIGLLFAIGIGWFGFAEAIPYLSMVGMAVILTSVLLGTRVKSA; encoded by the coding sequence ATGATTCAGTGGAGCGCCGGACAGAGATGGATGGCCGCCGCGGTGTTCTTTTTTTCCTTGGTTCACGCGGCCGTCAAATATCTTGGTCACATTCCCTTTTTCGAACTGGTTTTTTTTCGGGCGCTGATCTCTTTGGTGATTTGCATTTATCTTTTACGGTCCAAAGGGATATCTCTCATTGGTAACAATCGGCGCTTGTTGTTTGCCCGTGGGTTGGCTGGAACCTGTGCCTTGACGGGCTACTTCTACACACTTCAGGAAATGCCACTGGCGACAGCTGTTACCGTACAATACCTGTCGCCTATCCTTACTCTTTTAATTGCCGGTATCCTTTTGCGCGAGAAGGCCAGAACCAAACAATGGTTCTACTTTTTGGCCGCATTTGTAGGAGTCCTGTTGGTGAAGGGAGTTGATCCTAGGGTGTCCTTTCTTTCTCTATTTGTGGGGATCGCTGCTGCCTTGTTTTCGGCCCTCGCCTACAATTTTGTTCGCATGCTTAAGGACAGCGATCATGCCCTGGTGGTGGTATTTTACTTTCCGTTGACGACCATTCCCTTAGTGGGCCCCTTCGCCATCAGCCATTGGGTATGGCCCCAGGGATGGGATTGGCTGATGGTCCTCGTAATTGGGGTGGGGACACAAATTGCTCAAGTGTATATGACCAAAGCATACCAGGCCGAACCAGCCAGCCGCATTAGTCTCATTAACTACATTGGACTTCTATTTGCGATTGGTATTGGTTGGTTTGGCTTTGCCGAGGCCATCCCGTACCTGAGTATGGTCGGAATGGCCGTCATTCTCACCAGCGTTTTGCTCGGCACCCGAGTGAAATCAGCCTGA
- a CDS encoding HAD-IC family P-type ATPase produces the protein MEFQDFHSIEPSEVWNRLHLTPQQRGLSSEDATLRLKRFGPNQLPEKEGRRVWQMLGDQLSSLMILILFVAAGISGFLHDLTDSVVILAIIAVNAVVGLIQDYQAQKALAALKKILPTRAQVLRDRVWQILPVEQLVPGDWIEVEAGDAVPADIRLFNAHLLAADESALTGESVPVEKQSDFLSEAKSPVGDRKNILHKGTMISRGRGQGLVVHTGPHTELGRIAQLLEGAEQVQTPLQQRLDRFSRKLTWVLLLICLLLFAVGLLHGQDWLSMLMTAVSLAVAAIPEALPSVIVIALAVGAKRMVSRRALIQKLSAVEALGSTTVICSDKTGTLTQNKMTVVRSWIAHPEHEELFYTNMALNNDVNWQDRARELAEGEPTERALFLHAFHHGKDKEELGESWPRLNEFPFDPKEKFMVTQHQQPDATFYFLKGAPETVLHLCRRDSLAAEGLGQAQQMADGGLRVLAFAWLQTSTPFLQLDVATVHSQHWELLGFAGMIDPPRPEVKQAIRDCQTAGIRVQMITGDHPRTAQAIARELKIPGDIMSGQELEKLSDDELGTHIKRMGVFARTAPKQKIRIVQALQSQGEMVAMTGDGVNDAPALKQAHIGVAMGKIGTDVAREASAMVLLDDNFATIVAAIREGRRIFDNLRKFLVFVLAGNLGEILTISVALFVGLPPPLLPVQILWVNLITDGLPGLSMSLLDEEPGVMTRSPIPANQNILERGLMGEILIGGILVATASLLAFYYGLKDSAAVARTMGFTTLSVCQLFMAWAISSSRPLGKGFRFYSPTLLAALAICALMQVMAVEVPSLQRLLHTEGLSAEQWGICLGLSVLIFLIKKMPGFSMERNLPNEEHPPQPSPPVA, from the coding sequence GTGGAATTTCAGGATTTCCATAGCATCGAGCCCTCTGAAGTGTGGAACCGGCTCCACCTTACCCCGCAACAGAGGGGCCTGAGCAGCGAAGATGCCACCCTTCGCCTCAAGAGGTTTGGCCCCAATCAACTTCCCGAGAAGGAAGGCCGAAGAGTTTGGCAAATGCTTGGGGATCAACTCTCAAGCCTGATGATCCTGATTTTGTTTGTGGCGGCGGGAATCTCAGGCTTTCTTCATGATCTGACGGATTCTGTTGTCATTTTGGCCATCATTGCGGTCAATGCGGTAGTGGGGCTCATTCAGGATTACCAAGCCCAAAAGGCACTTGCCGCCCTAAAAAAAATTCTTCCCACCCGAGCCCAGGTGTTGCGCGACCGGGTTTGGCAAATCCTTCCCGTCGAGCAATTGGTGCCGGGGGATTGGATTGAAGTCGAAGCCGGAGATGCGGTTCCGGCAGATATCAGACTGTTTAATGCTCACCTCCTGGCTGCAGATGAGTCGGCTCTGACGGGGGAATCTGTCCCCGTCGAAAAGCAAAGTGATTTTTTGAGCGAAGCCAAGTCCCCCGTTGGTGACCGGAAAAACATACTCCACAAAGGCACGATGATTTCCCGTGGAAGGGGACAAGGTTTAGTGGTGCACACCGGGCCACATACAGAGCTAGGTAGGATTGCCCAACTTCTTGAGGGAGCTGAACAGGTTCAAACTCCCTTGCAACAGCGACTCGACAGATTTAGCCGTAAACTGACCTGGGTTCTTTTACTGATCTGTTTGTTGCTATTTGCAGTGGGCCTTCTGCATGGTCAGGATTGGCTGTCCATGTTGATGACGGCCGTGAGCCTTGCCGTAGCAGCTATCCCCGAAGCTCTCCCCAGTGTGATTGTTATTGCCCTGGCGGTTGGAGCCAAACGCATGGTCAGCCGTCGTGCCTTGATTCAAAAGCTTTCGGCCGTTGAAGCCCTGGGGTCCACCACCGTTATTTGCTCGGACAAAACCGGTACTCTCACACAAAACAAAATGACCGTGGTGCGCAGTTGGATCGCCCATCCAGAGCATGAGGAGCTTTTTTACACCAACATGGCCCTCAACAATGATGTGAATTGGCAGGATCGAGCCCGCGAACTGGCCGAAGGGGAACCAACGGAAAGGGCCTTGTTCCTACACGCCTTTCACCATGGTAAAGACAAAGAAGAATTAGGCGAATCCTGGCCGCGGTTGAATGAGTTTCCCTTTGATCCCAAAGAGAAGTTCATGGTCACTCAGCACCAACAGCCCGACGCCACCTTTTATTTTCTTAAGGGCGCACCCGAAACCGTTCTCCACCTTTGCCGAAGAGACTCGCTCGCCGCAGAGGGCCTCGGGCAGGCTCAACAAATGGCCGATGGGGGCTTGAGAGTATTGGCCTTTGCTTGGCTCCAGACATCGACCCCTTTTTTGCAACTGGATGTGGCGACCGTTCATAGCCAACATTGGGAGCTGCTTGGTTTTGCCGGCATGATTGATCCTCCCAGACCCGAAGTTAAACAAGCCATCCGGGACTGCCAGACGGCTGGAATTCGCGTGCAAATGATCACCGGGGATCATCCACGAACGGCTCAGGCTATTGCCCGAGAATTAAAAATCCCAGGCGATATCATGAGTGGACAAGAGCTGGAGAAACTCTCTGATGACGAGCTAGGCACTCACATTAAACGAATGGGGGTCTTCGCTCGCACAGCACCCAAACAAAAAATCCGCATTGTCCAGGCCTTACAGAGCCAGGGCGAGATGGTGGCCATGACAGGGGACGGGGTCAACGATGCGCCAGCTCTGAAGCAGGCTCATATTGGTGTGGCCATGGGTAAGATTGGTACAGACGTCGCTCGCGAAGCCTCGGCCATGGTATTACTCGATGACAACTTCGCCACAATTGTGGCGGCTATTCGTGAAGGCCGGAGGATTTTTGATAATTTACGAAAGTTCCTGGTCTTTGTTTTGGCGGGAAATCTGGGAGAGATCCTGACTATATCAGTGGCCCTTTTTGTCGGCTTGCCACCTCCTCTGCTGCCGGTGCAGATTCTCTGGGTAAATCTCATTACCGATGGCCTACCGGGGTTATCGATGAGCCTGCTTGATGAAGAACCCGGTGTTATGACCAGATCACCCATACCCGCCAATCAAAATATCTTGGAAAGGGGCCTCATGGGCGAGATCTTGATTGGCGGCATTCTCGTCGCCACGGCCAGTTTACTGGCATTTTACTATGGCCTCAAAGATTCCGCCGCCGTTGCCCGCACCATGGGCTTTACAACTCTCAGTGTGTGCCAACTGTTTATGGCCTGGGCGATCAGCTCTTCCCGCCCGTTGGGGAAGGGCTTTCGCTTTTATTCTCCCACCTTGCTGGCGGCGCTGGCTATTTGTGCTCTCATGCAGGTCATGGCGGTTGAGGTCCCCAGCTTGCAAAGACTCTTGCACACTGAAGGCCTCAGCGCAGAGCAGTGGGGCATTTGCCTCGGCCTTTCAGTGCTGATATTCTTGATCAAAAAAATGCCCGGGTTTTCCATGGAAAGGAATCTCCCCAATGAAGAGCATCCTCCTCAGCCTTCTCCTCCTGTTGCCTAA
- a CDS encoding glutamine synthetase, giving the protein MESPNQNQILEKVRQSSSHKVKVAVTDIDGILRGKYIHKDKFFSAVEGGFGFCNVVFGWDMADVVYDNARYTGWHTGYPDAEVRLDLNTYREIPWDNKTPFFLGHFVEDENQPLLICPRQLLRSVIKRSESKGFLPMAGLEFEWFNFRESPQSLEDKGHIQPEPLTPGMFGYSILRAGYERDYFNALMDEMEEFSVPLEGLHTETGPGVYEAAIAVSDALTAADRAVLFKSGTKEIAYRYGIIPSFMAKWNAQLPGCSGHIHQSLWEIGDKKNLFYDPNDPLKMSKLFKHYLAGQMHCLPAILPMLAPNVNSYKRLVEGLWAPTRINWAVDNRTAAFRVIPGSPKSTRLETRTAGADINPYLALAAAIASGLYGIENELPLQPETKGNGYADEGAKRLPNNLYRATEKMVRSEIARELFGDDFVDHFTATRHWEWRQYQTAVTDWELRRYFEII; this is encoded by the coding sequence GTGGAGTCCCCCAATCAAAATCAGATCTTGGAAAAAGTCCGCCAGTCATCATCTCACAAAGTCAAAGTGGCCGTCACTGACATCGATGGCATTCTCCGGGGCAAATACATCCACAAGGATAAGTTTTTTTCGGCAGTCGAAGGTGGCTTTGGCTTTTGCAATGTGGTGTTTGGCTGGGACATGGCAGACGTGGTTTACGATAACGCCCGTTACACGGGCTGGCACACCGGATACCCGGATGCCGAGGTGCGATTGGATCTCAACACCTATAGGGAAATCCCTTGGGACAACAAAACCCCATTCTTTCTCGGTCATTTTGTAGAGGATGAAAATCAGCCTCTCCTGATCTGCCCCCGGCAATTGCTCCGTTCCGTAATCAAAAGGTCTGAATCCAAAGGCTTTTTACCCATGGCTGGACTTGAGTTCGAATGGTTTAACTTTCGTGAGTCCCCTCAAAGCCTGGAGGACAAGGGGCATATTCAACCTGAGCCATTAACTCCTGGCATGTTTGGTTATTCGATTTTACGGGCGGGATACGAGAGAGATTACTTCAATGCTTTGATGGACGAAATGGAGGAGTTCAGCGTTCCCTTAGAAGGACTGCATACGGAAACTGGTCCCGGTGTCTATGAAGCAGCGATTGCCGTAAGCGATGCCCTGACTGCCGCAGACCGAGCGGTGCTGTTCAAGTCAGGAACCAAAGAAATTGCTTACCGCTATGGTATCATTCCTTCCTTTATGGCCAAGTGGAATGCCCAGCTTCCCGGATGTAGCGGTCATATCCATCAAAGCCTTTGGGAAATTGGTGACAAGAAGAATTTATTCTATGACCCTAATGATCCGCTCAAGATGTCTAAGCTATTTAAGCACTACCTTGCTGGACAAATGCACTGTCTTCCGGCCATCCTTCCCATGTTGGCTCCTAACGTGAATTCCTATAAACGTTTGGTGGAAGGTCTGTGGGCTCCGACCAGAATCAATTGGGCCGTGGACAACCGAACGGCGGCGTTTAGAGTCATCCCTGGAAGCCCCAAGTCCACTCGCTTGGAGACGCGCACTGCGGGCGCTGACATAAACCCTTACCTGGCCTTGGCCGCAGCCATTGCTTCAGGTCTTTATGGGATTGAAAACGAACTGCCGCTGCAACCGGAAACCAAAGGCAATGGATATGCGGATGAGGGGGCCAAGCGTCTGCCCAATAATCTTTATAGGGCGACTGAAAAAATGGTCCGCTCGGAAATTGCCCGGGAGCTTTTTGGCGATGATTTTGTTGACCATTTCACAGCCACACGCCATTGGGAGTGGAGACAATATCAGACTGCCGTGACCGATTGGGAATTGCGCCGTTACTTTGAAATCATTTGA